The Etheostoma cragini isolate CJK2018 chromosome 15, CSU_Ecrag_1.0, whole genome shotgun sequence genome window below encodes:
- the nog1 gene encoding noggin-1, which translates to MDQSQQSLAMYLLVLSLGLLMDRGICQHYYLLRPIPSDSLPLVELKEDPDPVFDPKERDLNETELKSFLGDFDSRYLSVLPPTEEKYTGNDDLDDSEVQKPGGVMPKEIRAVDFEAQFGKKHKPSKKLKRRLQQWLWAYSFCPVVYTWTDLGNRFWPRFVRAGSCLSKRSCSVPEGMVCKPANSTHLTILRWRCVQRKGGLKCAWIPVQYPIITDCKCSCSS; encoded by the coding sequence ATGGATCAGTCTCAACAGTCTTTAGCCATGTATCTGCTCGTGCTCTCCCTCGGACTTCTAATGGACAGAGGGATTTGTCAGCACTACTATCTTCTCCGCCCCATCCCGAGTGACAGTCTGCCGCTCGTGGAACTAAAAGAGGACCCAGATCCCGTCTTCGACCCCAAGGAGCGGGACCTTAATGAGACCGAGCTGAAGAGCTTCCTAGGAGACTTTGACAGCCGCTATTTGTCCGTGTTGCCGCCCACCGAGGAGAAGTACACCGGGAACGATGATCTCGACGACTCCGAGGTCCAAAAGCCCGGTGGAGTGATGCCGAAAGAAATCCGCGCGGTGGACTTCGAAGCCCAGTTCGGCAAGAAGCACAAGCCCAGTAAGAAGTTAAAGCGACGGCTGCAGCAGTGGCTGTGGGCGTACTCGTTCTGCCCGGTCGTGTACACGTGGACCGACTTGGGGAACAGGTTCTGGCCGCGATTCGTCAGGGCTGGCAGCTGCCTCAGTAAAAGGTCGTGTTCTGTTCCGGAGGGGATGGTGTGCAAACCCGCCAACTCGACCCACCTGACGATACTGAGATGGAGATGCGTGCAGAGGAAAGGGGGACTGAAATGCGCCTGGATACCGGTGCAGTACCCGATCATCACAGACTGCAAATGCTCCTGTTCAAGTTAA